The DNA region GTCTTTCATGCCCAATTGCTTGGCCCATGAATTCATTAAATCAACGAATGCACCTTCTGTTCCAGCAATATGTTCAGCCATAGCTACACAAGCATCATTACCTGATTGAATGATAATACCGCGGTTTAAATCGTGAACTTTGACTGTTTTACCCACTTCGATGAACATTTTTGATGAATCAGGGAAATTTTTTGCCCAAGCATTTTTACTAATGGTGACATCGTCATCTAACGTAATATTACCGACACGGAGTTCATGACCAATCACATAGCTGGTCATCATTTTGGTTAGACTTGCAGGGTTTAAACTCTCATAAGCATTTTCTTCGGCAATGATTCTGCCAGAATTATAATCCATGAGCACGTATGCTTTGGCTGCAACACTTGGTGCATCTGGTGTCACCATAGGGGCGCGATTTGGCGTTGGACGTATATCTGGTTGTGGCGTTGCTGCGAGTGAAGAAAAACAGACAACTGATGCTATCAGCATTGTTGTTAATTGAGCGGTTTTGGAAGTCATCATGAAGTTAGCACGTCTCTTGTTAGTCGAAGAAAAGACAAAAATTAAGCGGTATAATTTTATCGATTATACAATCTTTTGATTATACATTAGTAGGCAGTCATTTCGCATTAAGGTTCATTCATACAATGTAAATGAACCTTAATGAAACCCTTTAGGGGTAATATTATTGTTTACGGTACGATAAAACTCTGCGGATAGCCATTTGATTGAATACGATCTAGCAATTCATTAGTTAGATGGATTTGTCGAATAGGACCCAATTGCAATCTGTGCATACCATTTATCGAGGTGACGCGAGAGGTCACCGCATATTGAGTTTCTAGTTGCTTTGCCAGCATATTGATACTTAATATGTTTTGAGATGCAGCAACTTGAATAAAGTGATTCTCATTATCTGTTAAGTCGCTTATCGCTCGCGCTTCTGCAGAGGGAATATAAATGGTCTCAAGTGCTACTTTTGCGGTTCCTTTGGCGAGCATGCCTAAATGATAAGCCGCTGCATAAGAGAGGTCTATCACTCGGCCATGATGAAACGGTCCACGGTCATTTACCCGGACAATAATTTGCTTATTATTGTCTAAATTGGTGACTTTGACATAGCTTGGTATCGGTAAGTTTTTATGTGCCGCAGACATAGTGTACATGTCGTAAGTTTCGCCACTTGATGTTAAATGACCATGAAACTTTGATCCATACCATGATGCATTACCTTGCTCTTTGAATCCCTTGCCACTGTCTAGCACTTTATAGCTTTTACCTAATACAGTGTAATCACGATTACCTTGTCTGCTATAAGGCTCATATTTGGGTTGAGCATTTTTAACCAAACTGACATCTGGCGCATCATCAGGATAGCGGTCATTAGCCATTTGATAGCGACTTTTTTTCCCAGAAGGAGATGTCTTTGCGTCATTAGACGAACAGCTTATAAGGAATATGCTGCTGAAAATGATTAACAAGATGAAACGGTAATTAATGGCCATATTGATTTACCGATTTATGATGAGCGTTAAGTTGTTGACTGAACTGATAAACCGCCATTGCGTACAATGGACTTCGATTATAGCGAGTGATCACATAAAAGTTTTTAAGTCCTAGCCAATATTCAGCATTTTCTGCTTGGTCGAGTTTAATTAACATCGCAGCTTGTGATGCATCAATATCTTGGTTATTGGCCAAGCTTAAGCTTGGACTCAAAATGTCAGAAACCTTGTAATGCAATTTTTCTTTAGTCCACACTTTTGCTTTGGGCGCCTGGGTTGATGTGTGATTAAGCAATAATGCGACAGGCTGACCTTTTTGCCAACCATGTTGATGAAAGTAATTGGCGACACTGCCAATAGCATCGACTTTACTGGTTAACAAATCTCGTCGACCGTCGCCATCAAAATCGACCGCATAATGGCGGTAACTTGATGGAATAAATTGACCGTAACCCATTGCGCCGGCATATGAACCTTTTAAGGTGTTTGCATCGAGTTTCTCTTCTGTAATTAAAGACATTAAGTTGGCATATTCACTGCGAAAGAAGGTTGATCGCGGTGGGTAATAAAAGCCCAAGGTGTACAAGGCATCTTTGACGCGATAATTACCTAGATAGCTACCATAAAATGTTTCAATACCAATAATGGCCACAATAATTTGCGGGTCAATATTAAACTTTTCAGCCGCGTCAGTAATTGCCTGCTCATTTTCCTGCCAGAACTCGAGTCCTTTTTGCAGACGTTTATCGGTTAAAAAAATCGGATAGTATTGATACCAAGGTTTCGCTTCCCAAGGTTTTGATATTGCGTCAATAATCGTTTGGTCGAAATTAGATGATGCTAAGAATTGTTCAACTTGTTGTTGATTAAATCCTTGTTTTACTTGCGCAGCCACAAATGCTTTTTTCGCGGCCTGAGTGTCTATTTCGGTCATTGCATTGGCGTCAAAAAAGGCACTGATGAATAATGCAAAACTGACAATTTTAATGGTTATTTTAGTCATTGTTATTCTTAGTCCTATCTGTCGACAAAGCGTCTGTGGGTGTGAATGCTCATTAAGATACCAAAGCCTGTCATTAAGGTCAGCATCGAGGTTCCACCATAACTTATCAGTGGCAAAGGTACACCTACTACGGGCAAAATGCCTGATACCATGCCAATATTGACAAAAATATAAACGAAAAATGTTAGGGTAATACTACCGGCTAATAAGCGTGCAAAACTGGTTTGTGCTCGTGATGCAATAATTAACCCTCTGCCAATCACAAATAAGTACATTGCCAGTAACACTAAACTACCTATTAAACCAAATTCTTCACCGATTACCGCAAAAATAAAGTCGGTATGGCGCTCTGGTAAAAACTCTAGTTGTGATTGAGTGCCGTCAAGCCAGCCTTTCCCCCATAATCCACCAGAGCCAATGGCAATTTTAGATTGGATAATATGATAACCCGCGCCTAAAGGATCTTGTTCAGGATTGAACAGTGTTAATACTCGAGTGCGCTGATAATCGTGCATCAAGAAAAACCATAATACGGGTAGAAAGATTAAAATGGCAGTAACAAAGCCGCCCACAATGAGCCAACTCATGCCAGAGAGAAATAGCACGAATACACCAGACGCTGCCACTAAAATAGAGGTACCTAGGTCGGGTTGCTTAGCTATCAGTAATGTTGGGATCAGTAGGATAATGACCCCACCCGCTAGATAACGCTTTTTGGGAGGCAGTGGGAATTTACTGATATACCATGCCATGGTGATAGGGAAAGCCAGTTTAATGAGTTCCGATGGTTGAAACTCCATAAAGCCGATATTTAGCCAACGTTGTGCGCCTTTATTAATGGTGCCAAATAGTTCGACACCTACGAGTAACGCAATTCCGGCTAGGTAGATTGGAAATGCCCAGCGTCTGAGTATTTCGGGGTTGATTTGGGCAAAACAAAACATGACACCTAGTGACAGTGTCATACGCACGAGTTGGCGTTCCATCATCGCGGGGTCTTCACCACTGGCAGAATAGATCACAAAAAGACCAAATCCCATTAGCAATAAGATGCCCGTCAGTAATGGCAAGTCTATGTGTAATTTTTGCCAAAACGATTTTTGATATGGATGATGATTCACGGTTTTACCGCCCATTCGTCTCGTAAAATATATTCATCGAGCAATGCTCTTGCTAGCGGACCTGCATTTTTACCACCCCAGCCTGCATTTTCTAATACAACAGCTAATACAATACGAGGGTTTTCATAAGGTGCGTAAGCAACAACGAGTGCATTGTCTCGTAAGTGTTCTGCAATGGTATTGGCATTATACTTTTCATCTTTGCCGACGCTAAATACTTGTGCCGTACCGGTTTTCATTGCAGCGGTATAAGTGGCATCGGTAAAGCGCGATTTATCAGCTGTTTGACGCATCGCTTCATTAATGATGTCCCAGTTGTGAGGGTCTTTGAGCTCTATTGGTGGCTGCTCATCAATGGGTACATCAATTTTGACGGTATTATTTTTGAATGATTTTAATAGATGAGGCGTAAAGCGTTTGCCCTTGTTTGCCATAATCGTAACCGCGTTAGTAAGTTGTAATGGTGTAGTTGTCCAGTAACCTTGGCCAATACCTACAGAAATAGTATCACCGTTATACCAAGGTTGGTTGTAACGCATTCTTTTCCAGTCTCGAGATGGCATAACGCCATCTGATTCTTCAAAAATATCAATACCAGTACTTTTGCCAAAACCAAAACGGTCCATAAAGATTGCCATTCTATCAATGCCAACTTTATAGACGAGGTCATAAAAGAAAATGTCACAGGACTCTACAATGGCATGATAAATATCAACCCAACCATGGCCCCATTTTTTCCAATCGCCCCATTTGCGATCTACTCCTGGCATTTGCCAATAACCTGGGTCCCAAATTCGGGTGCGTTCGTCAATGATTTTTTCTTCTAAACCAAGTAACGCTACGTGAGGCTTGATAGTGGATGCTGGGGAGTATTGCCCTTGGGTTGCACGATTGATTAATGGCCGTGATTTATCATTTAATAGTTCATTATAAGCTTTTGAGCTAATACCGTGGACAAACGGATTTGGGTCATATGTTGGACTTGACACCATCGCTAATACGCCACCATCTCTAGGGTCGATAGCTACAACAGATCCGCGCCGACCATCAAGTAGTTCCATGGCTTTTTGCTGTAATTTCAGATCCAGTGTGAGATAAATATCTTGTCCAGGTGTCGGTAGGGTAACTTTGAGGGTACGGATCACTCTGCCACGGTTATTGACCTCTTCTTCGAGATGACCAGGCATACCGTGGAGCAGGCTTTCATAAAACTTTTCGATACCGAGCTTGCCAATGTCTTTGGTTGCAGCATAGTTTTTCCAGTTGCCGCTTTTTTCAAGCAAGCCTTTATCTCGGCTATTAATTTTACCGACATATCCCAACACATGGGTCATTAAATCATTATAGGGATAGCGACGTTTAAGACCCGCTTCAACATAAATCCCTGGGAATTTATATTGATTAACACTAAAAATAGCCACTTGTTCTTCGGTTAATTTACTTTTAATGGTTAATGGCTTAAATCGACGATGAAACTTTAAGGTTTCAGTGATACTTTCACGCTCATCTTCAGAGAGTTCAATGAGGGTATTAAGCTCATCGAGGGTAGCGGTAATATCACTGACTCTTTCGGGAATAAGTTCTAAAGAATAATAAGGCTGATTTTCGGCTAATAACACCCCATTGCGGTCATAAATCAAGCCACGGCTGGGCGCAGTAGGGACGACACGAATACGGTTGTCATTCGAACGAGTTTCATAGTCTTTATAAGAGACAATTTGCAGGTGATAAAGATTCGAAAATAATATACACAGTAGTAAGAATACGCAGACAAAAGTGAACAATGCACGGCGTTTAAATAACGCTGCCTCTGCGGCGTGATCATGCATGGTAATGCGCTTTCTTGGCGGCACTTATGCTATCCCCGTCGTTGCCCAATTAAAGGTTGGATTATAAAAAGTCACTGTATCAGCTGATGAATATGAAAAAAAGAGTTGCATGATAATCATTATCGGTAAGTTTAGCTATTCATGCGACTGAGTTTATTCTCTGTGATATGGATGGTTATTGTTGATACTCCAAGCTCGGTATAGACTTTCTGCCACAATAACCCTAACCAAAGGATGGGGTAAGGTGAGAGCTGATAAACACCAGCTTTGGTTGGCCGCCTCTTTACAAGCAGGTGAAAGTCCTTCTGGGCCACCAATCAGTAAGCTGACATCTCTACCATCGAGTTGCCACTTTGTCATTTGCTCAGCAAGTTCTGGAGTTATCCAGTTTTTGCCGGGTAAGTCTAAGCTGACAATGTGGTTACCTTTGGCTACTGCCGCTAGCATTAACTCGCCTTCCTTATGTAAAATTCGGGCGATATCGGCATTTTTTCCGCGCTTCCCTGCTGGGATTTCGATGAGTTCCAAAGCCATATCTCTAGGGAAACGGCGTTGGTATTCTTCGAAGCCTCGGGTTACCCAATCGGGCATTTTGGTGCCAACGGCAATGAGCTGTAGCTTCATTATGCGCTGTGTTCAGACCACAGTTTTTCAAGCTCGTAGTACTCACGAGTTTGTTCTTGCATTACATGCAAAATAACTGAACCTAAATCAACTAATACCCATTCACTGCTGTCACGGCCTTCAACCCCAAGAGGTTGTACTCCGGCGTCTTTTGCAGACACGATGACGTGTTCACCAATAGAACGAACGTGTGTTTTTGATGTACCAGTACAAATGATCATAGTATCGGTGATGGTTGACTGCTTAGATACATCTAAAACAGTAATGTTTTTTGCTTTTAAATCTTCGATTTTGTCGATAACAAAATCTTTTAGTTCGGTGCCTTGCACTCGAAGTACCCCATAAGTAAAAATTAACGGAGTATTATACTCAAATTCACTGTTGATGCGCAATTAATACCAATCCTATTAAATATGTGATCTTTCAGCGGGAGTTCAAAGTGCTGTAGGCAAGGCAGATGATTGAAGCGAATAGTGATTCTATTTTGAAAGCATCTAACGAAGGATAAAGGACTTTGAAACCCGCCAGAATGGAGTCTCTCAGGTATTCCACTTCTGTGTTACATCGATTTAAAAGGGAACAACCATTTCTACATCAATGTGCCTTGAATTGAAAAACCTGAGAGACTCTGAACTGACCAGATATTTAATGAGATTGGTATAAGCACTGCTAAACAAAAGTAGAATTAATTTTGGCATTGGTGCTGACTTAAGCAAAAATATGAATGGTTGGATTAACGATTGGATTTATTTGAGTATTAACAGTAGAGCTTATGTTGGTGAATATAATTTATGGTGGCTGGCGTTAATACTGAACTAGTGTCGAGACCTTGTGCTAACATTTCGCGTATTTCACTAGATGATATATCTGTTAACTTACTGTTGATGCAAAATATTTTTCCATATTTCGTATGCGTCGGTGAGTTAAGGTAGTCGGGCGTAGCCTGTCTTAATAATAGCTGTTTGGTCATTTCTGAATGAGTATCCATACTCCAACCTGGACGTTGACACAAAGCGATATGACACAGAGCAAACAAGGATTGCCATTGATGCCAGAGTGGTAATTGAATAAATGAGTCCATTCCCATAATGA from Shewanella polaris includes:
- a CDS encoding septal ring lytic transglycosylase RlpA family protein gives rise to the protein MAINYRFILLIIFSSIFLISCSSNDAKTSPSGKKSRYQMANDRYPDDAPDVSLVKNAQPKYEPYSRQGNRDYTVLGKSYKVLDSGKGFKEQGNASWYGSKFHGHLTSSGETYDMYTMSAAHKNLPIPSYVKVTNLDNNKQIIVRVNDRGPFHHGRVIDLSYAAAYHLGMLAKGTAKVALETIYIPSAEARAISDLTDNENHFIQVAASQNILSINMLAKQLETQYAVTSRVTSINGMHRLQLGPIRQIHLTNELLDRIQSNGYPQSFIVP
- the mltB gene encoding lytic murein transglycosylase B; this translates as MTKITIKIVSFALFISAFFDANAMTEIDTQAAKKAFVAAQVKQGFNQQQVEQFLASSNFDQTIIDAISKPWEAKPWYQYYPIFLTDKRLQKGLEFWQENEQAITDAAEKFNIDPQIIVAIIGIETFYGSYLGNYRVKDALYTLGFYYPPRSTFFRSEYANLMSLITEEKLDANTLKGSYAGAMGYGQFIPSSYRHYAVDFDGDGRRDLLTSKVDAIGSVANYFHQHGWQKGQPVALLLNHTSTQAPKAKVWTKEKLHYKVSDILSPSLSLANNQDIDASQAAMLIKLDQAENAEYWLGLKNFYVITRYNRSPLYAMAVYQFSQQLNAHHKSVNQYGH
- the rodA gene encoding rod shape-determining protein RodA; its protein translation is MGGKTVNHHPYQKSFWQKLHIDLPLLTGILLLMGFGLFVIYSASGEDPAMMERQLVRMTLSLGVMFCFAQINPEILRRWAFPIYLAGIALLVGVELFGTINKGAQRWLNIGFMEFQPSELIKLAFPITMAWYISKFPLPPKKRYLAGGVIILLIPTLLIAKQPDLGTSILVAASGVFVLFLSGMSWLIVGGFVTAILIFLPVLWFFLMHDYQRTRVLTLFNPEQDPLGAGYHIIQSKIAIGSGGLWGKGWLDGTQSQLEFLPERHTDFIFAVIGEEFGLIGSLVLLAMYLFVIGRGLIIASRAQTSFARLLAGSITLTFFVYIFVNIGMVSGILPVVGVPLPLISYGGTSMLTLMTGFGILMSIHTHRRFVDR
- the mrdA gene encoding penicillin-binding protein 2 — encoded protein: MPPRKRITMHDHAAEAALFKRRALFTFVCVFLLLCILFSNLYHLQIVSYKDYETRSNDNRIRVVPTAPSRGLIYDRNGVLLAENQPYYSLELIPERVSDITATLDELNTLIELSEDERESITETLKFHRRFKPLTIKSKLTEEQVAIFSVNQYKFPGIYVEAGLKRRYPYNDLMTHVLGYVGKINSRDKGLLEKSGNWKNYAATKDIGKLGIEKFYESLLHGMPGHLEEEVNNRGRVIRTLKVTLPTPGQDIYLTLDLKLQQKAMELLDGRRGSVVAIDPRDGGVLAMVSSPTYDPNPFVHGISSKAYNELLNDKSRPLINRATQGQYSPASTIKPHVALLGLEEKIIDERTRIWDPGYWQMPGVDRKWGDWKKWGHGWVDIYHAIVESCDIFFYDLVYKVGIDRMAIFMDRFGFGKSTGIDIFEESDGVMPSRDWKRMRYNQPWYNGDTISVGIGQGYWTTTPLQLTNAVTIMANKGKRFTPHLLKSFKNNTVKIDVPIDEQPPIELKDPHNWDIINEAMRQTADKSRFTDATYTAAMKTGTAQVFSVGKDEKYNANTIAEHLRDNALVVAYAPYENPRIVLAVVLENAGWGGKNAGPLARALLDEYILRDEWAVKP
- the rlmH gene encoding 23S rRNA (pseudouridine(1915)-N(3))-methyltransferase RlmH, whose translation is MKLQLIAVGTKMPDWVTRGFEEYQRRFPRDMALELIEIPAGKRGKNADIARILHKEGELMLAAVAKGNHIVSLDLPGKNWITPELAEQMTKWQLDGRDVSLLIGGPEGLSPACKEAANQSWCLSALTLPHPLVRVIVAESLYRAWSINNNHPYHRE
- the rsfS gene encoding ribosome silencing factor yields the protein MQGTELKDFVIDKIEDLKAKNITVLDVSKQSTITDTMIICTGTSKTHVRSIGEHVIVSAKDAGVQPLGVEGRDSSEWVLVDLGSVILHVMQEQTREYYELEKLWSEHSA
- the nadD gene encoding nicotinate-nucleotide adenylyltransferase, encoding MRIGILGGTFDPIHLGHINPALDVKQQLNLDQVWLMPNHIPPHKNTTVVSSHHRLEMVKLVCQQYPQFKLCDIEINRNTPSYSVTTLTLLAQQYPNDEFFFIMGMDSFIQLPLWHQWQSLFALCHIALCQRPGWSMDTHSEMTKQLLLRQATPDYLNSPTHTKYGKIFCINSKLTDISSSEIREMLAQGLDTSSVLTPATINYIHQHKLYC